TGCCCTCTCGGAGTAGTTGGATATATCTCTAAGTAGGCGAGAAGAAGGATGACTAATAATTTCTGAGAAGATGGTAATCCGAACCATGTGATTATTAGAATTATTAATCGCCGGGCAAAAAAGACGGAAACGCAGTTTGGGATCCCCCGCCATATGAGTGCGTGCAAATAGATTAGATCAGACCGAATCATAAGTAACTCCAATCCAACTCAATTTTCTGTTTGAGTTGGATCCACGACTATAACTTTTAACTCAATAGATCATTTAAGTTGGATCGGATCTATATATATAATCCTATCCCAATCCAAAAAATTTGAATTCGATTCCGATCCGAACCCCATTTAACTTTACAAAATAAATAGAAAGCAGATTTTAGTTTCTTGCACAATGCGTTTTAAAAATTCATGTACAATTAACAAATCCGAATCCCACCGAAATCTGAACGAACAAGCCGATGAATTAGAGTTAATTATAGAATTCTCTATCTTGTGGTGCTTATATGGTAAGCCTATCTAGAGGAAACTTTCAAATAGGctgtaaaattattttggaTTGCAGTGCTGAGATACATCTTCGGCAAACTGTTTACTAACACCAAGTTCAAGCATTGCTTAACTTCACTGTAAAAATCATTTTTAATATTTGCACAAATTCTCTATGTCCCAACTAAATGGTCCTCTTTGGCCACTGAAAATGAAATGTTAGGTGTATTATCAATGACAGTAATTCAAATACAGCGAGTCATGATATCCATCACTTATACGGATTTTAAGAGACAAAAGGCCGAAGGATGCCAACGCTTGGGGTGTGAATATTAATGATGTTTTTGGAAATTGCCCACACTGTTTGTAATGCTATTTTAGACTGGCTGCTCTTGGAATGGATTCTCTCAATTGATCTGTAGAAACTGAGCTCTCAATTGATCTGTAGAAACTGAGCTCTTGATCGTTGTTGTTGAACTTGTTCTCTCCCCAAACATGACACCAATATCTACATAGTCTcagaagaatgaaaagaaaaagagtcaATATCTTCCATAATATCCATGAAAATGAAGTGTGCATATATAGTGAGAGAGAACATACCAAAGGCCATAGAACTCTGAGAATGCTTAgccaataataaaaaaaattgcctaaatttgtaagaaaaataaaaaaagtcgGAACATAGAgtgaaaaattcaaaattgctcCAAAAATCAAATGAATCGGATCGGGTTGGATCAAAATTTAGTAAACCCAGACCTAGTTCAAATAATGAAATGGGTCCAATTTAAAATCCGATCCGGCCCACGGGTTCTTTAAATCTGGTCAGCTTGGTCTAATGAGTAGGACAAAGTCTTATTCATTGAATTCATAGTATATGGAATGGATTCAATGCAATAGTTGTTTGGTACTTGATGGGAAGACATGAATGACCATTAAAGCTCACGGATCTTGCTAAGCTCACCTTTAAATGGGAAGATCCTTTGGTGGAGAGTATGACATGCCCATATTGAAGATGGTCGTGCCACTGATCGGTTATCTTATGATGATCGCATGAAAACTGAGACAGGAGAGCAGAAGTATAGTTTTCAGAAATCTTGCCTGTCAGTTGTATGAACGCAAGCTGATTGGCTCATCCCtggataaataaataacataaaatttGACACTTTCTCAATTCAAGAACGAATTATATCTTGCTACGATCAAGTTTAAAATATAGATTGTTCAATCAGAAATTTCAGCTATTTTCAAAAAACTACAACTTAGTAAAATATATAGTCAAATGAAAAAAATCTACCCAAGtggaaatgaaaaagaaacctattttcaaacaaaaaatatatagtcaaatatatatataaaaaatgcaTTATTCTAGGATCTATTTGGtattgttcttatttttgtgtttttgtttttctgttgtaACTTGGTGGTATACTGCAAAGACATTGATGTTGAAGAGAGCACCTGCACAAAATTTCAGCTCGGAGATGAGGGAGATGTTACCTCGGAGGTTGCGGCGAGGGAGGTCGAGCGCCTCCACTACCGTTTGGTTCGGGCCAGTGCAGGTGACGCCGCGCCAGGAGCAGTAGGACCTTCGGCTGTTGGGGTCCCACCGTCCCAGTCCACCACCGTGAGCTCTCTGGAGAGCCACCATGGTGGGGCGATCCTGGAgctgggcggcggcggcggcggcggcggctggcTGGCTGGCTCCCACATAGAAGAACCATCACAAGAGCATCGCAGCAGCGAAGGGAAGCCAAACAAGTACATATGAGGATATATTAGTCTTCTCATGATGCGAGGGAAATCATACCAAGCACATGTTGTTAGTTTGTTTGATGACAGATTAAATAGTATTATTAAATCATCTATAAAGCATCCATCTTTTGATAGACAAAGCTTATATGTTGGTCATGGACTATGGGGGTGCATTTTCTAGTCTTTTCTTGAAGGTCATGCCTATCTTTTGGCTTTGATATCAGAACGTTGGCCTCCCTGGTTGGAAAATGGAAAGGCAAGCCCCtagctttcttcttgcttctgaTGTCCAGATTTTTGCCCGTGGAACCAGGAGCTTTAAGTACTGGGGTAATTAATCACCGGTATATTTATTAACCGGTCTCTAACGTTTAATCCCTGTTGACTGGTTGTTTAACAATCAGTCCAGccatatttcaatattttattataagacGAAAATGCCCTGAAAGAATATTTTATTGCTGGCGCCATCCCTCCCGAGCCTCCTACCGCGGCCGCGCCGCCGGAAATACCCCCGCCCCAGCCCTCTTCCGAGCTCCCTCGCTTTGCTGCGCCGCCGAGAATACCCCGGCCCTTGCCTAAGGGCATTTTCGgcctttctaaaaaaaataaaaggagctCAAAGACCGAAAATTAAACTTGGTAAAGATATTGGTAGAAGATTTTAATACCGGTCAATCAGAACTTTTTGTTATAGCAGGGTCTTTTGGAGGGTGGGGAATTAAGTATTTCTAGTTTTTTTGCCCGTGAAACCAGGAGCTTTAAGTATTTCTAGTTTTGTGCTCCCATAGGCCCTACATCAGAGATATCAACGGTCTTGATGCACCTGGTCTGCACTTAGGATTCCAAAAGGCACCTCTGCTCCTCTGTTTGGAGTCAGCTAACTTGATTGCATGCACTTTCTCGTTACAAGTAAAAGTGCTCGTTTCATGTTTCCTGTATGTTTTGATTTCAATGGCAAACATCATGACATGGTGTGCGATAGGCCAGTTTCTAAAGCCAAGATTTGTTAGGTTGCTACATATttatgaaagaaagagaaatgcgTCTTTAGAGAGGATAGATGTTAATGGCATCCATTAACCTGATGCCCTCATTTattagctatatatatatatatatatatatatatatatatatatatatatatatatatatatatatatatatatatatatatatatattaggtcACTTGCAATAGTTTCTTGCACTCCAAAAACTTTGGGACAATAACACGGCCATCCTACACAATCCATTATAACACGAAGCTAACAATTATTTTTGGCTTCCAAATTCACctcaaacaaaatataaaaaataaaaacttattttttatttattaaatacaaCTAATACTGGTTCAGAGTGTCTAAATCTATACATAAATACCAAACCTACAATTCTCAATATATAGAAAATTACTAAGCTACAAATTCATAAttaactaaaaaattaaaatttagctACAAAATCGCCAAATTTACTAGCACGAACTTAAAATTTAAGCCATCCTTTATTCCTACTGATCCTACTTGtccgaaaaaaataaaaataaataaatatacatgAGCGATATAGTTCAATAAGTAACTCTTATACTACCTTATCAGGTCAAACATAAGTTTTACTATGCCAATACATCATTTCATAAAAATAACAATTatcacaaaaatatattttatagtgcaatatattaaaacaaatcataaaaccaatgaacaaatcatcaatatttcatAAACATAGTTCCAAGttcattttgcaaataaattaataaattattcttCTGCTATTTAGCACATCATAGTTTGAAACATTACTCACGGATATTCATACTACGGTTACTTTAAATTCGTGATAGGGCTTGTGCTACAGTCAAGTGGACCAGGCCCGAACCAGGCCATCACACAGTTAATCAAACTTTTTGGGGCATTAAATATCTTTTTAAGATGTTTTTCTCAAAAACTCTGGAAGTGTCCATCTCATTCATGGTTTATACTATAATTTCAGCTCATTGGCGGCGGAGCATATTGAAAACATCAGATAGGAGAATTATGGTACCCTCCTGATTTAGTTTCagaatattttgttttctgactttattggatgcatttatactaaaattatatgatctgTCCTatccacccaaaaaaaaaaatcaattcattCGTCTCTTCTCATAATTCTGCTGATTAAGATTTGTTTCAacaaaatcctaatgataaataaagtGTAATCAGAATTCAAATGCATCATACAccatatgttaaaaaaaaaattgcataccTATCACACAGGCCAGGGCAGCAGCAATGTTCCCCATAAGTTGGTCATTacgagagtttttttttctgaaaaaaaataaaataaagtagtTATGAGAGTTTTAAGTTGTTCACTTGATAACTTGGTTATAACAAAACAAAGAATTGTATAAACAAAACAATGGATATGTTTgtgaaatgtttttttttttgaaaattcaaTAACTAATTGTTAATCGATCGAGTCAATTCCTTATGATTCTTAGCCTCAAGACAAAGCTAAACACAAACAAGAAGCTCCATGACTGGGGATTCCATGCGGGCGCACAACTAGAAGTCTAGAACCGGTAAGATTAGATGGTGTGATAGATATTCTACTAGTATTCCATACAATTTTCTGGCAATGGTACATCCTCTTCCTCACTCACACCAGCTGCTTGGCCATAGGAATTAGGCAGTGTCAATCTGAGCTATCTTGTACACATAAAAAACTACATACAGGAGGGGAAGTGAGACCTTTTCTTCTAATGTTATCACAACTGAACAGCTTTTGATTAAGACCATGGAACAGGACAGCTCTAGTTGTGGATGGATGGGATGGGCCCTCACTGGTTGTCTTGGTACTCCCAAAAGGAAACCCAGCAGGTTTCTTGGTCCAAATCACTAATCGATTggggattggaggcttagggaCGAGGAGAGGATTTTGCTTGAGAGTTCATGGGCTATCCCCCAACTTAGAAACAAATAGACAAATGGTATAAATTTTGCTGCATCTTGTCAAGGAATCTCCTTGCACAAGTAGACTCCAGAGACCGTACCAATTCCATTTGcccgttcttttttctttttggtaaatCAGAAAAATTATACCATaataatcaaaaaacaaaatattcaaaaattaaaacggtAGATTAACCCTAAAAATATCGACTAGATAAGATACTATCCAATCCGCTGCATTATTagtttttcactttttttttttttgtcttttttcacAAATCATCAGGTCTAGCATGAGCACTTCAATGATCTAAAAACCAGGAAACGGGTCGTTTATTCCTCCTGATGTAAACTTTGGCAAGATATTGGGCAacttttttctctgttttttttgtttttccgcTTGAAAGAGGAGAAATTGACAACATTTAAAAACTGAACAGtctgaaaagaagaggaaatgcAGGTCTTTGGCTTTGTGCACTGAAAAATGTCTAGCCTGTGATCAAGCAAGCATATCCTCAGTGACTATACCTGCTATTTCTTGCAATTCATTAAGCAGCTGCATTTTGAGTGAAGACCAGAGGCACATGTAAATATAATAGAAATGAACAGTGatgaaccaaaaagaaaaaaagaatggaaGATATACATATAAAGAAGTCAACAAAGGCAAAAAGCATCACAGGTTTCACAGTGACTTCTGGAATTTGTTCATACACGGACAgactttggaaaaaaaaaaaaaaccagtcaAGGCCACATCTCCTTAAAAGAAAAGTAACATTATAACACAAGCATGTTTCGAGATTCTTTTCCACTTGTTTGTACAAATGTTACAAAGTCCTCGCCTCTTGTTCTTCAGGATTTGAAGATAATTTATACTAAAATTTGATGCCTCCCCCTGGTAAAGATTAATTAGAAAAATGACGCCACACTTGCTTTTCAGAAGCTGTCTGTTCAAGCAAACTTCAGTCGCCTGCCAATATCACAAAAACTTCAGTCTGTAGCCCATTAAAATTTCATATGATCCAAATAAGACATAAAATGTGAAGTGCCTGGCAACACATAGCCATCTTACAGGCAGCTATTTCTTAAGCAGCAGAGAAAACGAGCAAACTTAAGAAGCAGCCTATGTTCTTTATAAATGTTTGAATAGGTGCAAAATTTCTATACTTGAAATGGATTGCACCATATGTATCAGTAAATAACTGGCACAGCATTCGGATTGTTTCTAGAAGATCACAGAGCTCCCACTCCCACTAAATCAATTCATTCTCACAAACGTAAATTTAgcagttagagagagagagcgagcgctTTCTATTCAGTACGAAAAACAAGCATCAACACTAACAGAAAATATAAGGAACATGCAATGCAAGACCTTTATGAtcccttttaaaaataaattaagttaACAAAAACAGAAGATCTGATATCCTGACAACAAGTGTCAGTGTTCTACTGCGGTCTCATTTGGTGCTTACCACAAAATGCTTAGTCAGTTTTAGGCCTTCGACGCTTGAATAGGCTGCAAATCAAAGATACAAGCCATTGCCAGAAAACAACCACCCGACTCAACCTCTTGGGTTTGGGTTCGGGCCGCGGTCCAAAAATCCCCTTATAAATCTCTTTCTGCTTCTGATAGACAGCTTTGTCATGTTCAGCAAGCAGCTGCAGTTCTCTCACGATAGCCTTGTCTTCTGGGGCAAATTTTCTGGCCTTTTGAAAGTCCTCCCTGGCAGCATCTGTTTGACCAAGTTGTGCTCTGGCTTTTCCTCGTCTGTATAATGCTTTCACATTGTTTTCATCTTCAGATAATACCTGAGAGCCCATTACACTTGACAAACTTAGTGAAATCACCGATTTATCTCAACATGACATCTGTTAACGTGAATTTCTTGGTCCTAAAAGACATTCGGACAAAAGAAGATACTCTAAACCTCAATAGCAAGAAAACTCTAATCAGTGCACAACATTTACAAATTTATCATTTCAAGATCAAGACACCCTTCATGtaaagaaaaactaaaatagCACAGCCCTCAGATGCCCAACTTAGAGAGTATAATGTAAAACATTCTTTCATTCTTGCAGAGTGGTGACAGAATACTTTATAGAGCCAACCAACACCGGCTTTCCAAAATCAAAACTATCATGTAAAATAGGCAACAAGGTTGAAAAGAAAACCATAAAAGATTGAACCGTAAATTTCATAAATTTCCTTTCTCATAAGGTATacaagagaaaaggaaaatcaAGTTCTAAAAGATTACAATAGCCAATATCTGAAGAGGTTTACCACACTGGGGACTCACTCCTATTAAAGTTCACACCCTCAACAGATACGGATATTCCAATTCCAATCTTACAACTTCATCAAGGTTTATGTAAGTCTACCCTCTTCCAAACCCTACCAAGGCCTTCTCTAGTTTTTCCTTGCACAAGTTCAAAGAGTTCTTCATCACTTCAAATCCATCTGGAGTAACATATAAGCTTCCTTGAGCGTTTTAATTTATCATTCCAGTTTTGTTTGTCACATGTACAATTCAATACTCATAGCTTTGcaaaacctagtgaacatgtcTGTGCCCATCTTATTGTTCAACATTCCCATAAAGCATTTAGGTTAACATCAAAAAACAAACTTTGTCCCATTTACATGTGGTCAGCCTATTGATTCATAGTAtacttttttgaattttgagaaCAATTTGCAACAAGTTTCCAACATGATGTCAACACTCTACAATTTGTACAAAATGCTTGAAAATAAAATTACCTTATGCCACTGCTCCATGGGAGTAGAGAAGAACTCTTGTTTTAGGAAAGAGATAGTGAGTGAATTTTAATAGAAAAACTTGAAAAGGAAAGACAAACTACATGATAATAtctaaaaggaaaaaggaaaacataGCTTCAAATATGACATGCAGCTTCCAATATGACGTGCATATAGGAATCACCTATTTATCAGATCTCTGTCACATTATTAAGCAATGGTCAATagaagaaaataagcacaaagtaagcaagcaaatataaacCAACTTAATCAATAAACGTACAATACTACATTGTCCAATGGCTTCTTTGTATTGATTTAGCTTAATTAAGCACGCAGCCATGTTAAGATGACATGGATTTTTCACAGCCAAGGCCATGTCCCTGTATTTTCCAAATAATTGGAACATGAAGTCATCACCCATATATGCTATTGCCTGACAAAAGAAGGAAACATTCATTATGACTTCCTGCAAAactgaaaataataaaagaaaacaaatatgAACAAAGCCAGGTGACTTATAGTTGACAACCATTTCATACTGCTGCATAGCCTCCTGAAGCTTTTCTTCCTTAAAGTAAGAATTTCCTTCCATCTTCCTTCCATCAGCTGCTTGAATTATTTCCTCTACTGTCATGTCACTTCGGGCTTTCCCCTGTTAATCAGATATATGTCACACTAATATATgaagtttatttttttctcttttattgtctaagcatcaaagtttaaatataataaatctatatacatatttagAGATATAAAACACACCAAGAACCAGAGGAACTGCTATAAGATGCCAGATCAGAAAAAACAAGAGATGACATACTTCTTTGGCTTCATCGTAACCAATAAGCTCGACTTCGTACAAAAGGTCTGCCATAGGGGGCACATTTGGGAATGAAAAGCTTCCTTCTTTTCCATAGCCTAGTTCCCAACCCACATGTAACAGCGCATGCTCTCCGCTCTTCATGCTTGCCACACCTATGCCCAACCCCGTCATTTCTGTTTTTTCTGTTGCGGCATGAGTATCATCAGTAATATTTCTATAAATATTATTTCTCTTTAATCAACTCAATAATGAATATATGGTTCAGACTAGATGACCTAggaaaagaattgattcagtTTGTGACAAGGTTCAGGTATATTAGCCAATTTCAAGTTCTTTCAATATTAATTCAGAACAGAGTTAAAACTTCTGCCATGTGACTTCTAGTATTTTAGTTCTTTGAAATTATATCAAGTTTTTTCCACTTTGATTTCAGCCTTCTAGAGTACTATAGTGAAGACTAAAGTAACAAAAGAAAAGTTAAATTTGAAATATGATCAAAATTTGTATTAGCCCTCAATAGGAATTCAGGGTGTACAAGGATCCATAAAGCTAACCACAAGTAGTTGGGTTAAGGCTTGATGGTTTATGATTATAGTGTGATTCCTACTTATCTAATTCTTTGACATCAAATGTCCATAATTGATAAACCATCAAAACAGTTCAACTTTATAGAAGTTTGAGCTAGCTTGACAAGTTTGCAAGAGGTGATAAACTTGCCAAACAGTTCCATTTTGATAGTCATAAGGCACTAGTTAGTTCTTGATTAAATTAGaccctatttttttatttcatttatttAGGTTCTGATGATAAGGTTTtaagttcatgaaacatatagcATTCGTGTATGACATTGTACACCCCAAGATATGGTGAgaaatgaattttctttttccttttttttgtgctaGAAAGAAATGATAGTTATTGGACATAAGTTCCTTATCCTCCTCTGAGAAAGGTGTGACTATATTCTCTTATAGAATGCAGTGCTGTACTAAAATTCTTGTGCAAAAGGAGTGCAAGGGGGTGAAATAACTTTAAAAGTCCACCCACCACTTTATCTGAATATATgtctttttttgttattttaaaaagGACAAAAGCAAATGCCTTTGAGTGCTCAAATTATGTGGTTTGAATGCTCAGAATTTCCTACATTAAATGCTCTGCAACGTTTTTACCTGATACCAATATATCAGACTTGGAGCCAGAGGCCAGGGGAACAGGGTAAAGGTTGAGAATCACAAAATAGGGAAAGGTGGGAATGGGGCATAGTTGGATAGACAGCAGTGGCCTACACACAaacctttctttctttatttcttcttctttttttttttcccctttttcatGTGTGCATGGGGGGGTGGGGTGGTGGGGGGAGTGGGGGATGTGTTGAATGGGCAGCTCAAACTAGAACTCCTTACTCTTTCCATCTGCTAAAAAATTGCATACACATGTAC
The DNA window shown above is from Phoenix dactylifera cultivar Barhee BC4 unplaced genomic scaffold, palm_55x_up_171113_PBpolish2nd_filt_p 001238F, whole genome shotgun sequence and carries:
- the LOC120108250 gene encoding peptidyl-prolyl cis-trans isomerase FKBP42-like, coding for MLGVRGRRGGREQQQPKGVKGEEGQPRKQEKRCGAVGALGGRRVTTNKHRVVEEALNRVKRSEATIGVFLVVPFDVAVHYRAWVENSSHKFEDTWQEQRPVELILGKEKTEMTGLGIGVASMKSGEHALLHVGWELGYGKEGSFSFPNVPPMADLLYEVELIGYDEAKEGKARSDMTVEEIIQAADGRKMEGNSYFKEEKLQEAMQQYEMAIAYMGDDFMFQLFGKYRDMALAVKNPCHLNMAACLIKLNQYKEAIGQCSIVLSEDENNVKALYRRGKARAQLGQTDAAREDFQKARKFAPEDKAIVRELQLLAEHDKAVYQKQKEIYKGIFGPRPEPKPKRLSRVVVFWQWLVSLICSLFKRRRPKTD